One window of the Equus caballus isolate H_3958 breed thoroughbred chromosome 2, TB-T2T, whole genome shotgun sequence genome contains the following:
- the LOC138923116 gene encoding olfactory receptor 7A17-like, whose amino-acid sequence MELGNATRFSEFLLLGLSEEPELQPLISGLFLTMYLITVIGNLLIILAAISDSHLHTPMYFFLCNLSFADICFTSTTIPKMLMNIQTKSNVITYEGCLYQMFFYIFFAGLDDFLLTVMAYDRFVAICHPLHYMIIMNPRLCGQLVLVTWTISILNSLLQTLLVLRLSFCTDLEIPNFFCELKEMIQLACSDTLLNDMVLYFATVLLGSGPFAGILYSYSKIVSCICGISSVQGKYKAFSTCVSHLSAVFLFYSTSLGVHFSSAATHSSQSSVAASVMYTVVTPMLNPFIYSFRNKDIKRALKKLFEKSTIKVTFALGLKKCS is encoded by the coding sequence ATGGAACTGGGGAATGCAACAcgtttttcagaatttcttcttctcggTCTTTCAGAGGAACCAGAATTACAGCCCCTCATATCTGGGCTTTTTCTCACCATGTACCTAATCACTGTGATTGGAAACCTGCTCATCATACTGGCTGCCATCtcagactcccacctccacacacccatgtacttcttcctctgcaACCTGTCATTTGCTGACATCTGTTTCACCTCCACCACGATTCCAAAGATGCTAATGAATATACAGACAAAGAGCAATGTCATAACCTATGAAGGCTGCCTCTATCAGatgtttttttacatattctttgcaGGATTAGATGACTTTCTCCTGACCGTGATGGCCTATGATCggtttgtggccatctgtcaccccCTGCACTACATGATCATCATGAACCCTCGGCTCTGTGGACAGTTGGTTCTGGTTACTTGGACCATAAGTATCCTGAATTCCTTGTTGCAAACCTTATTGGTGTTGCGACTGTCCTTCTGCACAGACTTGGAAATCCccaactttttctgtgaactcaagGAGATGATCcaacttgcctgttctgacacCCTACTTAATGACATGGTGCTGTATTTTGCAACTGTCCTGCTTGGTAGTGGTCCTTTTGCTGGTATCCTTTACTCATACTCTAAGATTGTTTCCTGCATATGTGGAATCTCATCAGTTCAGGggaagtataaagcattttccacctgtgtGTCTCACCTCTcagctgtctttttattttattctacaaGCCTAGGAGTGCACTTTAGCTCTGCTGCTACCCACAGCTCACAGTCAAGTGTAGcagcctcagtgatgtacactgtggtcacacccatgctgaaccccttcatctacagtTTCAGGAACAAAGACATAAAAAGGGCtctgaaaaaattatttgagaagAGTACTATAAAAGTGACATTTGCCCTAGGTCTGAAGAAGTGCTCATGA